A single window of Streptomyces griseoviridis DNA harbors:
- a CDS encoding SigE family RNA polymerase sigma factor, with amino-acid sequence MAQGEVLGFEEYVRTRQDALLRSARRLVPDPVDAQDLLQTALVRTYGRWDGIADKRLADAYLRRVMINTRTEWWRARKLEEVPTEQLPESCVDDSTDQHADRALLMDIMKVLAPKQRSVVVLRHWEQMSTEETAAALGMSAGTVKSTLHRALARLREELESRDLDARALEREERERCAV; translated from the coding sequence ATGGCGCAGGGCGAGGTGCTCGGATTCGAGGAGTACGTCCGCACGCGACAGGACGCGCTGCTGCGCAGCGCCCGCCGTCTGGTCCCCGACCCGGTCGACGCCCAGGACCTGCTGCAGACCGCGCTGGTGCGGACCTACGGCCGCTGGGACGGCATCGCCGACAAGCGCCTCGCGGACGCCTACCTGCGCCGGGTGATGATCAACACCCGGACCGAGTGGTGGCGGGCGAGGAAGCTGGAGGAGGTCCCCACCGAGCAGCTGCCCGAGTCCTGCGTGGACGACTCCACCGACCAGCACGCCGACCGCGCGCTCCTCATGGACATCATGAAGGTGCTCGCTCCGAAGCAGCGCAGCGTCGTCGTGCTGCGACACTGGGAGCAGATGTCCACGGAGGAGACGGCCGCCGCCCTCGGCATGTCGGCCGGAACGGTCAAGAGCACGCTGCACCGGGCGCTCGCCCGGCTCCGGGAGGAGCTGGAGAGCCGCGATCTGGACGCACGCGCGCTGGAGCGTGAGGAGCGGGAGCGGTGCGCGGTCTGA
- a CDS encoding MDR family MFS transporter, translated as MADTQAVEPVNPVDPETGKQPRSVRVVLLALMITMMLAMLDNMIVGTAMPTIVGELGGLEHLAWVVTAYTLATAASTPVWGKLGDMYGRKATFMTSIVIFLIGSALSGMAQNMGELIGFRAVQGLGAGGLMVGVMAIIGDLIPPRERGKYQGMMAGVMAIAMIGGPLVGGTITDNWGWRWAFYINLPLGVVALGLISAVLHLPKKRSKAGIDYLGVVLLTVGITSTVLVTTWGGSEYAWGSARIMELIGIGVATLVGFVFWQTKAAEPVLPLHIFRSRNFTLMSLIGFITGFVMFGATLFLPLYQQAVQGASATNSGLLLLPMLGAMLVTSMVAGRVTTNTGKYKVFPIAGSVLMIVGLYLLSTMDTGTSRFTSGVFMAVVGLGMGCLMQITMLVAQNSVDMKDMGVASSSTTLFRTLGSSFGVAVMGALFNNRVQDVMSERAGSLGSKITEKSAQLDAASLAKLPAAAREAYQHAVSSGTHSAFLLGSVVAVLALVAAVFVKEVALRGAGPKTDDESAQDAQIPPTVVEAV; from the coding sequence TTGGCGGACACACAGGCGGTCGAGCCGGTGAACCCGGTGGACCCGGAGACCGGGAAACAGCCCAGGAGCGTGCGGGTCGTCCTGCTCGCCCTGATGATCACCATGATGCTGGCGATGCTCGACAACATGATCGTCGGCACCGCGATGCCCACGATCGTGGGCGAGCTCGGCGGCCTCGAACACCTGGCGTGGGTGGTGACCGCTTACACCCTCGCGACCGCCGCGTCGACCCCGGTCTGGGGCAAGCTCGGCGACATGTACGGCCGCAAGGCCACCTTCATGACGTCGATCGTCATCTTCCTGATCGGCTCCGCGCTCAGCGGCATGGCCCAGAACATGGGCGAGCTGATCGGCTTCCGCGCGGTGCAGGGCCTCGGCGCGGGCGGTCTGATGGTGGGCGTCATGGCCATCATCGGCGACCTGATACCGCCCCGCGAGCGCGGCAAGTACCAGGGCATGATGGCCGGCGTCATGGCCATCGCGATGATCGGCGGACCGCTGGTCGGCGGCACGATCACCGACAACTGGGGCTGGCGCTGGGCCTTCTACATCAACCTGCCGCTCGGCGTGGTCGCGCTCGGCCTGATCAGCGCCGTCCTGCACCTGCCGAAGAAGCGCTCCAAGGCCGGTATCGACTACCTCGGTGTCGTCCTGCTGACCGTCGGCATCACCTCCACCGTCCTCGTCACCACCTGGGGCGGCTCGGAGTACGCGTGGGGCTCCGCGCGGATCATGGAACTGATCGGCATCGGTGTCGCCACCCTCGTCGGGTTCGTGTTCTGGCAGACCAAGGCCGCCGAGCCGGTCCTGCCGCTGCACATCTTCCGCAGCCGCAACTTCACCCTGATGTCCCTCATCGGCTTCATCACCGGCTTCGTGATGTTCGGCGCGACGCTCTTCCTGCCGCTGTACCAGCAGGCCGTGCAGGGCGCCTCCGCCACCAACTCCGGGCTGCTGCTGCTGCCGATGCTCGGCGCGATGCTCGTCACCTCGATGGTCGCCGGGCGGGTCACCACCAACACCGGCAAGTACAAGGTGTTCCCGATCGCGGGCAGCGTCCTGATGATCGTCGGCCTGTACCTGCTGTCCACGATGGACACCGGGACCAGCCGGTTCACGTCCGGTGTGTTCATGGCGGTCGTCGGCCTCGGCATGGGCTGCCTGATGCAGATCACCATGCTGGTCGCGCAGAACAGCGTCGACATGAAGGACATGGGCGTCGCGTCCTCGTCGACCACCCTCTTCCGCACCCTCGGCTCCTCCTTCGGTGTCGCGGTCATGGGCGCGCTGTTCAACAACCGGGTCCAGGACGTCATGTCCGAGCGGGCCGGGTCGCTCGGCTCGAAGATCACCGAGAAGTCGGCCCAGCTGGACGCGGCGAGCCTGGCGAAGCTGCCGGCCGCGGCGCGGGAGGCGTACCAGCACGCGGTGTCCTCGGGCACGCACTCCGCGTTCCTGCTCGGCTCCGTCGTCGCCGTCCTCGCGCTGGTCGCCGCCGTCTTCGTCAAGGAGGTCGCCCTGCGCGGCGCGGGTCCGAAGACGGACGACGAGTCGGCGCAGGACGCGCAGATCCCGCCGACGGTCGTCGAAGCGGTCTGA
- a CDS encoding TetR/AcrR family transcriptional regulator, with protein MGGTMDGTKQQRRGNTRQRIQDVALELFAEQGYEKTSLREIAERLDVTKAALYYHFKTKEEILVSIFEDLARPIEGLIEWGKEQPQSLETKREIIRRYSEALAGASRLFRFMQENQATVKELRIGELFRTRMMGLRDILIDPKAELIDQVRCVSAMFTLHAGMFALNDIDADPEERRKAVLEVATDLITQAHEGMKAS; from the coding sequence ATGGGCGGCACGATGGACGGCACCAAGCAGCAGCGCCGCGGAAACACGCGCCAACGCATCCAGGACGTGGCCCTCGAACTCTTCGCCGAGCAGGGCTACGAGAAGACCTCGCTGCGCGAGATCGCCGAGCGGCTCGACGTCACCAAGGCGGCGCTCTACTACCACTTCAAGACGAAGGAAGAGATCCTCGTCAGCATCTTCGAGGATCTCGCCCGGCCCATCGAGGGTCTGATCGAGTGGGGCAAGGAGCAGCCGCAGTCGCTGGAGACCAAGCGGGAGATCATCCGCCGCTACAGCGAGGCCCTGGCCGGCGCCTCCCGGCTGTTCCGCTTCATGCAGGAGAACCAGGCGACGGTGAAGGAGCTGCGCATCGGCGAGCTGTTCCGCACCCGCATGATGGGCCTGCGCGACATCCTCATCGACCCGAAGGCGGAGCTGATCGACCAGGTCCGCTGCGTCAGCGCGATGTTCACCCTGCACGCCGGGATGTTCGCCCTCAACGACATCGACGCCGACCCCGAGGAACGGCGCAAGGCCGTCCTCGAGGTCGCGACGGACCTGATCACCCAGGCCCATGAGGGCATGAAGGCTTCCTAG
- the cseB gene encoding two-component system response regulator CseB encodes MAAEQTHVLFVEDDDVIREATQLALERDGFAVTAMPDGLSGLEAFRADRPDIALLDVMVPGLDGVSLCRRIRDDSTVPVIMLSARADSIDVVLGLEAGADDYVTKPFDGAVLVARIRAVLRRFGHAGGGDRAETPDGASDGGVLSFGELEIDTEGMEVRRAGQPVALTPTEMRLLLEFSSAPGTVLSRDKLLERVWDYGWGGDTRVVDVHVQRLRTKIGQDRIETVRGFGYKLKP; translated from the coding sequence ATGGCAGCAGAGCAGACCCATGTCCTGTTCGTCGAGGACGACGACGTCATCCGCGAGGCCACCCAACTCGCCCTGGAGCGGGACGGCTTCGCGGTCACGGCGATGCCCGACGGCCTCTCCGGCCTGGAGGCGTTCCGCGCCGACCGCCCCGACATCGCGCTCCTCGACGTGATGGTCCCCGGCCTGGACGGCGTCAGCCTCTGCCGGCGCATCCGCGACGACTCGACCGTGCCGGTGATCATGCTGTCGGCGCGCGCCGACTCCATCGACGTCGTGCTCGGCCTCGAAGCGGGTGCGGACGACTACGTCACCAAGCCGTTCGACGGCGCCGTCCTGGTCGCCCGGATCCGCGCCGTGCTGCGCCGCTTCGGGCACGCGGGCGGCGGCGACCGCGCGGAGACCCCGGACGGCGCGTCCGACGGCGGGGTGCTGAGCTTCGGCGAGCTGGAGATCGACACCGAGGGCATGGAGGTGCGGCGGGCCGGGCAGCCGGTCGCGCTGACCCCGACCGAGATGCGGCTGCTGCTCGAGTTCTCCTCGGCGCCCGGCACCGTCCTGTCCCGGGACAAGCTGCTCGAACGGGTCTGGGACTACGGCTGGGGCGGGGACACCCGGGTCGTCGACGTCCATGTGCAGCGGCTGCGCACGAAGATCGGCCAGGACCGCATCGAGACGGTCCGCGGCTTCGGTTACAAGCTGAAGCCCTGA
- a CDS encoding class I SAM-dependent methyltransferase, with protein sequence MDRTWRKRPVEDGGGDGSDGSDGHKGDVVDGGGSGGNGGDGGGGGRGAGEGGGPDHTAVRVALWRALHLLADAPPHIVEDDLGLRLADPGDGWRGRPDMDERATRRTRASIVARARFVEDLVVERAAQGVGQYVVLGAGLDTFAQRRPETGAAGLTVFEVDRPGPQAWKRRRLADLGFDVPDWLRLVPVDFEGDWWRLLLDAGLDAGRPAVVASAGVTMYLSPEAVTATFADVATLAPGTTLVSTFLRPPEDVEPEERAQLEAAMRGARAAGTPFVSFYRPAQLIDAAREAGFGTARHVSARELSERYFQGRVDGLRPSRGEELIVATV encoded by the coding sequence ATGGACAGGACGTGGCGGAAACGGCCCGTCGAGGACGGCGGGGGCGACGGGAGCGACGGGAGCGACGGGCACAAGGGGGACGTCGTGGACGGGGGAGGGAGCGGGGGCAACGGGGGTGACGGCGGTGGGGGCGGCCGCGGGGCCGGGGAGGGCGGCGGTCCCGACCACACCGCGGTGCGCGTCGCGCTGTGGCGGGCGCTGCACCTGCTGGCCGACGCACCCCCGCACATCGTCGAGGACGACCTCGGGCTGCGGCTCGCCGATCCGGGCGACGGCTGGCGCGGCCGTCCCGACATGGACGAGCGGGCCACCCGGCGGACCCGGGCGTCGATCGTGGCGCGGGCCCGGTTCGTGGAGGACCTGGTCGTCGAGCGGGCCGCCCAGGGCGTCGGCCAGTACGTGGTGCTCGGCGCGGGCCTCGACACGTTCGCCCAGCGCAGACCGGAGACCGGCGCGGCCGGGCTGACCGTCTTCGAGGTGGACCGGCCGGGACCCCAGGCGTGGAAGCGCCGCCGGCTCGCGGACCTCGGGTTCGACGTACCCGACTGGCTGCGGCTGGTCCCGGTGGACTTCGAGGGCGACTGGTGGCGGCTGCTCCTCGACGCCGGGCTCGACGCGGGGCGGCCCGCGGTGGTGGCCTCCGCGGGCGTCACGATGTACCTCAGCCCGGAGGCGGTCACCGCGACCTTCGCCGACGTCGCGACCCTGGCCCCCGGGACGACGCTGGTCAGCACCTTCCTGCGGCCCCCGGAGGACGTCGAGCCGGAGGAGCGCGCGCAACTGGAGGCGGCGATGAGGGGCGCGCGGGCCGCGGGCACGCCGTTCGTCAGCTTCTACCGCCCGGCCCAGCTCATCGACGCGGCCCGAGAGGCGGGCTTCGGCACGGCCCGGCACGTGTCGGCGCGGGAGCTGTCCGAGCGCTATTTCCAGGGCCGCGTGGACGGGCTGCGGCCGTCACGGGGGGAGGAGCTGATCGTGGCTACGGTGTGA
- the cseC gene encoding two-component system sensor histidine kinase CseC — translation MRGILRRLNPAHDDTSGIRTGVRWKLSAAIALVGALVAVALSLVVHNAARVSMLDNARDLADERLQIAQRNYELSSRPNFPNVKIDDPLLPSALQTKVQQGRRATFVTDRPSGVPDIWAAVPVKDGHVLSLHTGFTDRSTDILKDLDQALVIGSIAVVLGGSALGVLIGGQLSRRLRKAAAAANQVARGETEVRVRDAIGGVVRDETDDLARAVDAMADALQQRIEAERRVTADIAHELRTPVTGLLTAAELLPPGRPTELVLDRAKAMRTLVEDVLEVARLDGASERAELQDILLGEFVTRRVIAKDPDIEVRVVHESMVTTDPRRLERVLINLLANAARHGRPPIEVSVEGRVIRVRDHGPGFPSDLLADGPSRFRTGSADRAGHGHGLGLTIAAGQARVLGARLTFRNVCQAGAPDHVPAEGAVAVLWLPEHAPTNTGSYPMLP, via the coding sequence ATGCGGGGGATCCTCCGGCGCCTGAACCCGGCGCACGACGACACCAGCGGCATCCGCACCGGCGTGCGGTGGAAACTGAGCGCCGCCATCGCGCTGGTCGGCGCGCTGGTCGCGGTCGCGCTGAGCCTGGTCGTGCACAACGCGGCCCGGGTCTCGATGCTCGACAACGCCCGCGACCTCGCCGACGAGCGCCTCCAGATCGCGCAGCGCAACTACGAGCTGTCCAGCAGACCCAACTTCCCCAACGTGAAGATCGACGACCCGCTGCTGCCGTCCGCGCTCCAGACGAAGGTGCAGCAGGGGCGGCGGGCGACGTTCGTCACCGACCGGCCCAGCGGCGTGCCCGACATCTGGGCCGCGGTGCCGGTCAAGGACGGCCATGTGCTGTCCCTGCACACCGGGTTCACCGACCGCAGCACCGACATCCTCAAGGATCTCGACCAGGCCCTGGTGATCGGCTCGATCGCGGTGGTCCTCGGCGGCAGCGCGCTCGGCGTGCTGATCGGCGGCCAGCTCTCGCGCCGGCTGCGCAAGGCCGCCGCCGCCGCGAACCAGGTCGCCCGCGGCGAGACGGAGGTCCGGGTGCGGGACGCGATCGGCGGGGTCGTCAGGGACGAGACCGACGACCTCGCGCGCGCCGTCGACGCCATGGCGGACGCCCTCCAGCAGCGCATCGAGGCGGAGCGCCGGGTGACGGCGGACATCGCGCACGAGCTGCGCACCCCGGTGACCGGGCTGCTCACCGCCGCCGAACTGCTGCCACCCGGGCGCCCGACCGAGCTGGTCCTCGACCGGGCCAAGGCGATGCGCACCCTCGTCGAGGACGTCCTGGAGGTGGCCCGCCTCGACGGCGCCTCCGAGCGGGCGGAACTCCAGGACATCCTGCTGGGCGAGTTCGTGACCCGCCGGGTGATCGCGAAGGACCCGGACATCGAGGTGCGGGTGGTGCACGAGTCGATGGTGACGACCGACCCGCGCCGGCTGGAGCGGGTGCTGATCAACCTGCTCGCCAACGCCGCCCGGCACGGCAGGCCGCCGATCGAGGTCAGCGTCGAGGGCCGGGTCATCCGGGTCCGCGACCACGGCCCCGGTTTCCCCTCCGACCTCCTCGCGGACGGCCCGAGCCGCTTCCGCACCGGCAGCGCGGACCGCGCGGGCCACGGCCACGGCCTCGGCCTGACCATCGCGGCGGGCCAGGCCCGGGTCCTGGGCGCCCGCCTGACGTTCCGCAACGTCTGCCAGGCAGGCGCCCCCGACCACGTCCCCGCGGAGGGCGCGGTGGCAGTCCTATGGCTCCCGGAACACGCCCCGACGAACACGGGAAGCTATCCGATGCTGCCTTAG
- a CDS encoding A/G-specific adenine glycosylase, which produces MTAPTKPTPAASESLHSPVIDWFDENARDLPWRRPDAGPWGVMVSEFMLQQTPVSRVLPVYEQWLRRWPRPADLAADAPGEAVRAWGRLGYPRRALRLHGAAVAITERHGGDVPSDHAQLLALPGVGEYTAAAVASFAHGQRHPVLDTNVRRVFARAVTGVQYPPNATTAAERKLARALLPDDERTAARWAAASMELGALVCTAKNETCHRCPIAGQCAWRLAGKPAHDGPPRRGQTYAGTDRQVRGKLLAVLREAHTPVPQAALDQVWDEPVQRARALDGLVADGLVEPLPDGRYRLPHA; this is translated from the coding sequence ATGACTGCGCCCACGAAACCCACCCCCGCCGCCAGCGAGTCGCTCCACTCCCCCGTCATCGACTGGTTCGACGAGAACGCCAGGGACCTGCCCTGGCGCCGCCCCGACGCCGGACCCTGGGGGGTGATGGTCAGCGAGTTCATGCTCCAGCAGACCCCCGTCAGCCGGGTCCTGCCCGTGTACGAGCAGTGGCTGCGCCGCTGGCCGCGCCCCGCCGACCTGGCCGCCGACGCCCCCGGGGAGGCCGTCCGCGCCTGGGGCAGGCTCGGCTACCCGCGCCGCGCCCTGCGGCTGCACGGCGCAGCCGTCGCGATAACAGAACGGCACGGGGGCGACGTACCCAGCGACCACGCCCAGCTCCTCGCCCTGCCGGGCGTCGGCGAGTACACGGCGGCGGCCGTCGCGTCGTTCGCCCACGGCCAGCGCCACCCGGTGCTCGACACCAACGTCCGCCGGGTCTTCGCCCGCGCGGTGACGGGCGTTCAGTACCCGCCGAACGCGACGACCGCCGCCGAACGCAAGCTGGCCCGCGCCCTGCTCCCCGACGACGAGCGGACCGCCGCCCGCTGGGCCGCGGCCTCGATGGAACTCGGCGCCCTGGTCTGCACCGCGAAGAACGAGACCTGCCACCGGTGCCCGATCGCCGGGCAGTGCGCGTGGCGGCTGGCGGGCAAGCCCGCGCACGACGGGCCGCCGCGCCGCGGCCAGACCTACGCGGGCACCGACCGCCAGGTCCGCGGCAAGCTCCTCGCCGTCCTGCGCGAGGCGCACACCCCGGTGCCGCAGGCGGCGCTCGACCAGGTCTGGGACGAGCCGGTGCAGCGGGCCCGCGCCCTGGACGGACTCGTCGCGGACGGACTCGTCGAGCCGCTGCCGGACGGCCGGTACCGACTGCCGCACGCCTGA